One genomic segment of Mycolicibacterium gilvum includes these proteins:
- a CDS encoding enoyl-CoA hydratase, with amino-acid sequence MREFVTVAVSGEGVAPDDGERRIATLLLSRPPTNALTRQMNREIADAVAEVGGRDDICAVIVFGGHEMFSVGADVPELKTLDTDEAGTADAVAAQAVAALAALPKPTVAAITGYALGAGLTLALAADWRVSGDNAKFGATEILAGLAPAGDGAGRLAEAVGPSRAKDLVFSGRFVDAREAHTLGLVDELVTPDGVYDAALAWAGRFREHPPEVLAAAKAAFSAPRSVAGP; translated from the coding sequence GTGAGGGAGTTCGTCACCGTCGCTGTTTCCGGAGAAGGCGTGGCGCCGGACGACGGGGAGCGCCGCATCGCGACGTTGCTGTTGTCCAGGCCGCCGACGAACGCGCTGACCCGGCAGATGAACCGGGAGATCGCCGACGCGGTGGCCGAGGTCGGCGGGCGTGACGACATCTGCGCGGTGATCGTGTTCGGCGGCCACGAGATGTTCTCGGTCGGCGCGGACGTGCCGGAACTCAAGACGCTCGACACCGACGAGGCCGGGACCGCGGATGCCGTCGCCGCACAGGCTGTCGCAGCGCTCGCCGCGCTGCCCAAACCGACCGTCGCCGCGATCACCGGGTACGCGCTCGGCGCCGGTCTGACACTGGCGCTGGCCGCCGACTGGCGGGTCAGCGGTGACAACGCGAAGTTCGGGGCGACGGAGATCCTGGCGGGCCTGGCGCCCGCGGGCGACGGCGCCGGACGCCTCGCCGAGGCCGTCGGCCCGAGTCGAGCCAAAGACCTGGTGTTCAGCGGGCGGTTCGTCGACGCCCGCGAAGCCCACACCCTCGGTCTGGTCGACGAGCTCGTCACACCCGACGGCGTGTACGACGCGGCGTTGGCGTGGGCCGGCAGATTCCGGGAACATCCGCCCGAGGTGCTGGCGGCCGCCAAAGCGGCCTTCTCAGCGCCGCGGAGCGTTGCCGGACCCTAG
- a CDS encoding NUDIX hydrolase produces the protein MSELKTTTEPDPLVPRPAATVMLVRDTPEGIKIFLMRRHSAMDFVAGVMVFPGGGVDDRDRNADVAWHGPDRHWWAERLGVDAELAEALVCAAARETFEESGVLFAGAADDPDLLVDDASVYRDQRAALENKSLSFGEFLRSEKLMLRADLLRPWANWVTPKEERTRRYDTYFFVGALPQGQRADGDNTETDKADWVTPQAALDDFAEGRSFLLPPTWTQLDALNGRTVAEVLAVERKIVAVEPSLAATKGGNWEIEFFDGDRYNAARNRRAPQGYTDGAPLA, from the coding sequence ATGAGCGAACTGAAGACGACCACCGAGCCCGATCCTCTCGTGCCCCGGCCCGCGGCGACGGTGATGCTCGTGCGGGACACTCCGGAAGGGATCAAGATCTTCCTGATGCGCCGGCATTCGGCGATGGACTTCGTCGCCGGCGTGATGGTGTTCCCCGGCGGCGGAGTCGACGACCGCGACCGCAACGCCGATGTGGCCTGGCACGGGCCGGACCGGCACTGGTGGGCCGAACGCCTGGGCGTCGACGCCGAACTGGCCGAGGCGCTGGTGTGCGCGGCGGCGCGGGAGACGTTCGAGGAATCCGGCGTCCTGTTCGCCGGCGCTGCCGACGATCCCGACCTGCTGGTCGACGACGCGTCGGTGTACCGCGACCAGCGGGCCGCGCTGGAGAACAAATCGCTGTCCTTCGGCGAGTTCCTGCGGTCGGAGAAGTTGATGTTGCGCGCCGACCTGTTGCGCCCGTGGGCGAACTGGGTCACCCCGAAGGAGGAGCGCACCCGGCGCTACGACACCTACTTCTTCGTCGGTGCGCTCCCGCAGGGCCAGCGCGCCGACGGGGACAACACCGAAACGGACAAGGCCGACTGGGTCACTCCGCAGGCCGCTCTCGACGACTTCGCCGAAGGGCGGAGCTTCCTGCTTCCGCCGACCTGGACACAGCTCGACGCGCTGAACGGCCGCACCGTGGCCGAGGTGCTCGCCGTCGAGCGCAAGATCGTCGCGGTCGAGCCGTCGCTGGCTGCCACCAAGGGCGGCAACTGGGAGATCGAGTTTTTCGACGGCGACCGGTACAACGCGGCGCGTAACCGGCGCGCACCGCAGGGCTACACCGACGGGGCGCCACTCGCGTGA
- a CDS encoding class I SAM-dependent methyltransferase, with the protein MTETKESGANPDVAVPAPAADVAVPAPTPHATKEQVEAAMHDTKLAQVLYHDWEAETYDEKWSISYDQRCVDYARGRFDAAVPDEVQRELPYDRALELGCGTGFFLLNLIQAGVARRGSVTDLSPGMVKVATRNGQSLGLDVDGRVADAEGIPYEDNTFDLVVGHAVLHHIPDVELSLREVVRVLKPGGRFVFAGEPTTVGNRYARELSTLTWHAATNVTKLPMLSDWRRPQAELDESSRAAALEAVVDLHTFDPADLERMAANAGAVEVHTASEEFTAAMLGWPIRTFEAAVPPGRLGWGWAKFAFGSWTTLSWVDANVWRRIVPKGWFYNVMVTGVKPS; encoded by the coding sequence ATGACGGAAACGAAGGAATCCGGCGCCAACCCTGACGTCGCCGTTCCGGCTCCGGCCGCTGATGTCGCCGTCCCGGCTCCGACGCCCCACGCGACCAAGGAGCAGGTCGAAGCCGCGATGCACGACACCAAGCTCGCCCAGGTGCTCTACCACGACTGGGAGGCCGAGACCTACGACGAGAAGTGGTCGATCTCCTACGACCAGCGCTGTGTCGACTACGCCCGCGGCCGCTTCGACGCCGCGGTCCCCGACGAGGTGCAGCGCGAGCTGCCGTACGACCGCGCCCTCGAGCTGGGGTGCGGCACCGGCTTCTTCCTGCTGAACCTGATCCAGGCCGGAGTGGCCCGCCGTGGGTCGGTGACCGATCTGTCCCCGGGCATGGTCAAGGTCGCCACCCGTAACGGCCAGTCGCTCGGCCTGGACGTCGACGGCAGGGTGGCCGACGCTGAGGGCATCCCGTACGAGGACAACACGTTCGACCTGGTGGTCGGGCACGCCGTCCTGCACCACATCCCCGACGTGGAGCTGTCGCTGCGCGAGGTTGTGCGCGTGCTCAAGCCGGGCGGACGCTTCGTGTTCGCCGGCGAGCCGACGACGGTCGGGAACCGCTACGCCCGCGAGCTGTCGACGCTGACCTGGCATGCCGCGACGAACGTCACGAAGTTGCCGATGCTGTCGGACTGGCGCCGCCCGCAGGCCGAACTCGACGAGTCCTCACGCGCCGCGGCCCTGGAAGCGGTGGTGGATCTGCACACCTTCGATCCCGCGGATCTTGAGCGGATGGCGGCCAACGCCGGAGCCGTCGAGGTGCACACCGCCAGCGAGGAGTTCACCGCGGCCATGCTGGGATGGCCGATCCGGACCTTCGAAGCCGCGGTGCCTCCGGGCCGATTGGGTTGGGGCTGGGCGAAGTTCGCCTTCGGCAGCTGGACGACCCTGTCGTGGGTCGATGCCAACGTCTGGCGTCGGATCGTGCCGAAGGGTTGGTTCTACAACGTGATGGTCACGGGGGTCAAGCCGTCGTAG